Genomic DNA from bacterium:
ATCTCCCAGTTCTGCAGCTGCAGCCACACCTTCTTCAGGGCGAGGCCGAAGCTGCGCCCGGGCGCGGCGCCCATGGCCTCGAGGGCCCGCTCCCGCCAGAGGCGATCGGCTTCGCCGAGGTCGACGGGGTGGCCCGCGTGCGCGCCGAGGTAGGCCAGTCCGGCCGGATCTTCACGCAGGTCGCCGGGCAGCACCTGCACGTAGAAGCCGTTGGCCCCCGGTCCGTTGCCGATGTAGAGATTCAGGCCGGCGTTGAGGGTCGGTCCGGCGGGCCGGCCCACGAGCCGCGTGTTGTGGAGCGCCGCCGGCAGGATCGCCAGCACGCAGGTCGCCACCAGCACCAGCGGCGCCGCCCAGGCCCGCCGGCGCGGCCGCGGCGATCCGCTGTCGACCTCCGGCCCCCACAGGAAGGCGGCCGTGAGAGCCGGCACGGCCAGCAGCGCCGTGCCGCGCACGAGAGCGGCCGCCCCCAGGGCCAACCCCGCGAGGGCGGCCTGGGCCAGGCTGAGCGCCGGTGGCATGGCGCGACTCCCCACCACGCGCAGGGTGAGCACCACGGCCAGGGTCACGAGGAAGGTCAGGACCGTCTCACCCAGCACCGCGGTGGCGAAGATGGCGGCCGGACGGTAGAGCAGGAAGAGCAGCGCCGGCAGCCAGGTCGCCACCAGCCGGCCGGGCGTCGCGGCGAAGTCGCGGGCCAGGAGCCGGCCGCCCACCGCCAGCAGCGCCAGGGTGCCGAACCAGCAGCCCACCTGCAGGAGACGCAGGCCGCGCAGGTCGGCGGGAGGGATCACGTCGCCGCCGGCGGTGGCGGCGGGCGCCGCGGCGGCGGCCACCAGGTGCGGGTACAGGGGCGCCATGAAGTGGGGCTCGCCGGCGGCGCGCCCGTCGCGGATGTCGGCCGCCCGGTCGAGGTAGATCACCTCGTCGAGATACGGCACCCGGCCGAAGACCGACTCCTCCGCCCGCGGCAGGAAGAGCAGCCAGAACAGGGCCGCCGCCCCGAACAGGGCGGCCCCCACCAGCAGGGAAAGTCGTTGGGGACGCAGGGACAAGGGCGCTCCTCGGGCGTCGGGTCGGGCGTCTCGGTGCGGGTCCGGCGCCGGCGCAGTCTAGCACACACCCCCGCGCGCGACCAACGCGCCGGGTCAGGCCGCGGGCGTTCCGGTGCGGGCCAGGACGAGGGCGGTCACGTCGTCGAAGCGTTCGTCGCCCAGGCGGGCGGTGATGCGCTCGCGGATGGCGGCGACCACGGCGGCCGCGTCCGGCGCCCGGTCGCCGCGCGCCAGTTCGGCCAGGGCCGGATCGTCCAGCAGCACGCCGCCCTCCTCGTCGGCATCGCTCACGCCGTCGGGCGTGATCAGCAGCCGATCGCCGGCTCCGAGGGTCACCGTGCCGGCCGTGTAGTGCAGGTCGGGCAGCATGCCCACGGGCAGGCCGCCCTGCTGGAGCGGCGCCCAGGTGCCGTCGGCGCGCACCACCAGGGGCGGGTTGTTGCCGGCGTTCACGTACTCCAGGTGGCCGGTGTCCGGCGTGAGCACACCCACGACCAGGGTCGAGAAGTGGGTCGTCTCGGTCTCGGCCACCATCTGCTCGTTCACGCGCGTCACCAGTTCGGCCAGGCCGAGGCCGGTGTCGGCCAGGGCGCGCAGGCGCGCCAGCACGCCCATCATTAGCAGCGCCGCGCTCACGCCCTTGCCGGTCACGTCGGCCACGACCACCAGGACCCGACCGTCCGGCAGGGTGAAGGCGTCGTAGGCGTCGCCGCCCACCTGGCGGGCGGGCTCGTGGTGCGCCGCCAGTTCGTAGCCCGCCGGTGCCGGCAGCTCGCCCGGCAGCGCCCGCTGCTGGATCTGGCGGGCCACGGCCAGATCGGCCTCGACCGCGCGCTTGTCCAGCAGTTCCATCCCCATGACCGCGTCGTAGACCAGGTAGGCGATGAAGAAGACCACGACCACGCCGGCCATGAGCAGGGCCAGT
This window encodes:
- a CDS encoding PP2C family protein-serine/threonine phosphatase; translation: MPENPVPATGLRAALRNSLLGWGATGWVSPRRQRTAKLVFPVAGFAMGILVARIYRILPDEVETRELALLMAGVVVVFFIAYLVYDAVMGMELLDKRAVEADLAVARQIQQRALPGELPAPAGYELAAHHEPARQVGGDAYDAFTLPDGRVLVVVADVTGKGVSAALLMMGVLARLRALADTGLGLAELVTRVNEQMVAETETTHFSTLVVGVLTPDTGHLEYVNAGNNPPLVVRADGTWAPLQQGGLPVGMLPDLHYTAGTVTLGAGDRLLITPDGVSDADEEGGVLLDDPALAELARGDRAPDAAAVVAAIRERITARLGDERFDDVTALVLARTGTPAA